One Mesoplodon densirostris isolate mMesDen1 chromosome X, mMesDen1 primary haplotype, whole genome shotgun sequence genomic region harbors:
- the GDPD2 gene encoding glycerophosphoinositol inositolphosphodiesterase GDPD2 isoform X2, with translation MGESPGCCSVWAHCLHCLYSCHWKKCPKDRTQTNQCECIWFGLLFLTFLLSLGWLYVVFVLLNDLHNFNEFLFQHWGHWMDWSPAFLLVISLLVTYASLLLLLALLLRLCGQPLCLHTTHKVLLLLIILLVAAGLVGLEVQWRQEWHSLRLSLQATAPFLHIGAVAGITLLAWPVADTFYRIHRRGPKILLLLLFFGVALAIYPVPLFISSACIMEPKDLPPKPELMGHRGAPMLAPENTLMSLRKTAECGAAVFETDVMVSSNGIPFLMHDERLTRTTDVASVFPHRVNSHSSNFSWTELKRLNAGAWFLQRRPFWGAKQLSGPDRKDAENQTVPALEELLKEAEVRNLSVMFDLRRPPRNHTYHDTFVNQTLETVLSSGVPQAMVLWLPDEDRAYVQQRAPQMRQIYGHLGGHSTERPQFLNLPYQDLPLLDIKALHQDNVSVNLFVVNKPWLFSLLWCAGVDSVTTNDCQLLQQMRYPVWLIPPQTYLMMWIITNCVSILLLLWTFLLQRRCAKERERTGLETAVLLTRINAFITE, from the exons ATGGGCGAGTCTCCCGGCTGCTGCTCGGTCTGGGCCCACTGCCTCCACTGCCTGTATAGCTGCCACTGGAAGAAATGCCCCAAAGACAGGACACAAACCAACCAG TGTGAATGCATCTGGTTTGGCCTGCTCTTCCTCAcctttctcctctccctgggCTGGCTGTACGTCGTGTTCGTCCTTCTCAATGACCTGCACAACTTCAATGA aTTCCTGTTCCAGCACTGGGGACACTGGATGGACTGGTCCCCGGCATTCCTACTGGTCATCTCTCTACTGGTCACATACGCATCCCTGCTCTTG ctcctggccctgCTCCTGCGGCTCTGTGGCCAGCCTCTGTGCCTGCACACCACCCACAAG GTGCTGCTGCTCCTCATTATACTTCTTGTGGCCGCTGGCCTTGTGGGGCTGGAGGTCCAATGGCGGCAGGAGTGGCATAGCTTACGTCTGTCACTGCAG GCCACAGCCCCATTCCTTCACATTGGAGCAGTTGCTGGCATCACTCTCCTGGCCTGGCCTGTGGCTGATACCTTCTACCGTATCCACAGAAGAG GTCCCAAGATTCTGCTACTGCTCCTATTTTTTGGAGTTGCCCTGGCCATCTACCCGGTGCCCCTATTCATCTCCTCAGCCTGTATCATGGAACCCAAAGACTTACCCCCCAAGCCTGAGCTGATGGGACACCGAGGGGCCCCCATG CTGGCCCCCGAGAACACCCTGATGTCCCTGCGGAAGACAGCTGAATGTGGAGCTGCTGTGTTTGAGACCGACGTGATGGTCAG CTCCAACGGGATTCCCTTCCTCATGCATGATGAGCGCCTGACCAGGACCACAGATGTGGCCTCTGTGTTCCCACACCGAGTCAACAGCCACAGTAGCAACTTCTCCTGGACTGAGCTGAAGAGACTCAATGCCGGGGCCTGGTTCCTACAG AGGCGACCCTTCTGGGGGGCTAAGCAGCTGTCAGGCCCTGATCGGAAAGACGCTGAGAATCAGACAGTGCCAGCCCTGGAAGAACTACTGAAAGAAGCTGAAGTCCGCAACCTTTCTGTCATGTTTGACCTGCGCCGCCCCCCACGAAACCATACATACCATGACACTTTTGTGAACCAGACGTTGGAGACTGTGCTGAGTTCAGGGGTGCCCCAAGCCATG GTCCTCTGGCTACCGGATGAAGATCGGGCTTATGTCCAACAACGGGCCCCCCAAATGCGCCAGATATATGGACATCTgggaggccacagcactgagaggccccaGTTTCTCAACCTCCCCTATCAAGACCTGCCACTGTTGGATATCAA AGCACTGCACCAAGATAATGTCTCGGTGAACCTATTTGTAGTGAACAAGCCCTGGCTCTTCTCCCTACTCTGGTGTGCAGGGGTGGATTCGGTCACCACCAATGACTGCCAGCTGCTGCAGCAGATGCGTTACCCTGTCTGGCTTATT CCCCCTCAAACCTACCTAATGATGTGGATCATTACCAATTGTGTCTCCATCCTGCTGCTTTTGTGGACCTTCCTCCTCCAACG GAGATGTgctaaggagagagagagaaccg gcttAGAAACAGCAGTGCTGCTGACCAGGATCAACGCTTTCATAACGGAGTGA
- the GDPD2 gene encoding glycerophosphoinositol inositolphosphodiesterase GDPD2 isoform X1 has protein sequence MGESPGCCSVWAHCLHCLYSCHWKKCPKDRTQTNQCECIWFGLLFLTFLLSLGWLYVVFVLLNDLHNFNECVTDPLPQQTCQPTPHPGTPGFLFQHWGHWMDWSPAFLLVISLLVTYASLLLLLALLLRLCGQPLCLHTTHKVLLLLIILLVAAGLVGLEVQWRQEWHSLRLSLQATAPFLHIGAVAGITLLAWPVADTFYRIHRRGPKILLLLLFFGVALAIYPVPLFISSACIMEPKDLPPKPELMGHRGAPMLAPENTLMSLRKTAECGAAVFETDVMVSSNGIPFLMHDERLTRTTDVASVFPHRVNSHSSNFSWTELKRLNAGAWFLQRRPFWGAKQLSGPDRKDAENQTVPALEELLKEAEVRNLSVMFDLRRPPRNHTYHDTFVNQTLETVLSSGVPQAMVLWLPDEDRAYVQQRAPQMRQIYGHLGGHSTERPQFLNLPYQDLPLLDIKALHQDNVSVNLFVVNKPWLFSLLWCAGVDSVTTNDCQLLQQMRYPVWLIPPQTYLMMWIITNCVSILLLLWTFLLQRRCAKERERTGLETAVLLTRINAFITE, from the exons ATGGGCGAGTCTCCCGGCTGCTGCTCGGTCTGGGCCCACTGCCTCCACTGCCTGTATAGCTGCCACTGGAAGAAATGCCCCAAAGACAGGACACAAACCAACCAG TGTGAATGCATCTGGTTTGGCCTGCTCTTCCTCAcctttctcctctccctgggCTGGCTGTACGTCGTGTTCGTCCTTCTCAATGACCTGCACAACTTCAATGAGTGTGTCACGGACCCCCTTCCTCAGCAGACATGTCAACCTACTCCCCACCCCGGGACTCCAGG aTTCCTGTTCCAGCACTGGGGACACTGGATGGACTGGTCCCCGGCATTCCTACTGGTCATCTCTCTACTGGTCACATACGCATCCCTGCTCTTG ctcctggccctgCTCCTGCGGCTCTGTGGCCAGCCTCTGTGCCTGCACACCACCCACAAG GTGCTGCTGCTCCTCATTATACTTCTTGTGGCCGCTGGCCTTGTGGGGCTGGAGGTCCAATGGCGGCAGGAGTGGCATAGCTTACGTCTGTCACTGCAG GCCACAGCCCCATTCCTTCACATTGGAGCAGTTGCTGGCATCACTCTCCTGGCCTGGCCTGTGGCTGATACCTTCTACCGTATCCACAGAAGAG GTCCCAAGATTCTGCTACTGCTCCTATTTTTTGGAGTTGCCCTGGCCATCTACCCGGTGCCCCTATTCATCTCCTCAGCCTGTATCATGGAACCCAAAGACTTACCCCCCAAGCCTGAGCTGATGGGACACCGAGGGGCCCCCATG CTGGCCCCCGAGAACACCCTGATGTCCCTGCGGAAGACAGCTGAATGTGGAGCTGCTGTGTTTGAGACCGACGTGATGGTCAG CTCCAACGGGATTCCCTTCCTCATGCATGATGAGCGCCTGACCAGGACCACAGATGTGGCCTCTGTGTTCCCACACCGAGTCAACAGCCACAGTAGCAACTTCTCCTGGACTGAGCTGAAGAGACTCAATGCCGGGGCCTGGTTCCTACAG AGGCGACCCTTCTGGGGGGCTAAGCAGCTGTCAGGCCCTGATCGGAAAGACGCTGAGAATCAGACAGTGCCAGCCCTGGAAGAACTACTGAAAGAAGCTGAAGTCCGCAACCTTTCTGTCATGTTTGACCTGCGCCGCCCCCCACGAAACCATACATACCATGACACTTTTGTGAACCAGACGTTGGAGACTGTGCTGAGTTCAGGGGTGCCCCAAGCCATG GTCCTCTGGCTACCGGATGAAGATCGGGCTTATGTCCAACAACGGGCCCCCCAAATGCGCCAGATATATGGACATCTgggaggccacagcactgagaggccccaGTTTCTCAACCTCCCCTATCAAGACCTGCCACTGTTGGATATCAA AGCACTGCACCAAGATAATGTCTCGGTGAACCTATTTGTAGTGAACAAGCCCTGGCTCTTCTCCCTACTCTGGTGTGCAGGGGTGGATTCGGTCACCACCAATGACTGCCAGCTGCTGCAGCAGATGCGTTACCCTGTCTGGCTTATT CCCCCTCAAACCTACCTAATGATGTGGATCATTACCAATTGTGTCTCCATCCTGCTGCTTTTGTGGACCTTCCTCCTCCAACG GAGATGTgctaaggagagagagagaaccg gcttAGAAACAGCAGTGCTGCTGACCAGGATCAACGCTTTCATAACGGAGTGA